One part of the Halopenitus persicus genome encodes these proteins:
- a CDS encoding DNA-3-methyladenine glycosylase family protein, with amino-acid sequence MERGTIDLADVSGPFDLQSTLESGQTYLWDRADGTMYDRLGAHGGEQWYRTVVPPIDGVSEERIAVRVRQTGGVDDGTLEWEATAGATGVLTHLLRLDDDLDSMLATMPDLPVVERAVEAYPGMRLVRDPPFPCLISFICSAQMRVSRIHGMQRRLAATYGDAVDLAGETYHAFPRPDQLAAASEEELRDLSLGYRAPYVERTALMVAEGEAHPREAAALEYEPAREFLTRFVGVGDKVADCVCLFSLDHLEAVPLDTWIRSVIADRFPECDRGAYAETSRAIRDRFGGEYAGYVQTYVFHYLRSGGE; translated from the coding sequence CTGGAACGCGGCACGATCGATCTCGCGGACGTGTCCGGACCCTTCGACCTCCAGTCGACGCTCGAGAGCGGCCAGACCTATCTGTGGGATCGGGCGGATGGAACGATGTACGACCGACTGGGCGCCCACGGCGGCGAGCAGTGGTATCGCACCGTCGTGCCCCCGATCGACGGCGTCTCGGAGGAGCGGATCGCCGTTCGCGTCCGTCAGACCGGTGGCGTCGATGACGGCACGCTGGAGTGGGAGGCGACGGCTGGCGCGACCGGCGTTCTCACCCATCTGCTGCGGCTCGATGACGACCTCGATTCGATGCTGGCGACGATGCCCGATCTGCCGGTCGTGGAGCGCGCGGTCGAGGCCTATCCCGGGATGCGGCTGGTCCGAGATCCGCCGTTCCCGTGTCTGATATCGTTCATCTGCTCGGCACAGATGCGCGTCTCGCGGATCCACGGGATGCAGCGCCGACTCGCGGCGACCTACGGGGACGCGGTCGACCTTGCGGGCGAGACCTATCACGCGTTCCCTCGGCCCGACCAGCTCGCGGCGGCCTCCGAAGAGGAGCTCCGCGACCTCTCGTTGGGGTATCGGGCGCCCTACGTCGAGCGCACCGCGCTGATGGTCGCCGAGGGCGAGGCACATCCACGGGAGGCGGCGGCACTCGAATACGAGCCGGCACGCGAGTTCCTCACCCGGTTCGTCGGGGTCGGTGACAAGGTGGCGGACTGCGTGTGCCTGTTCTCGCTGGATCACCTCGAGGCGGTCCCGCTCGACACGTGGATCCGTTCGGTCATCGCCGACCGGTTCCCCGAGTGCGACCGCGGCGCCTACGCCGAGACGTCGCGGGCGATCCGTGATCGGTTCGGCGGCGAGTACGCGGGCTACGTTCAGACGTACGTGTTCCATTACCTCCGGTCCGGCGGCGAGTGA
- the rocF gene encoding arginase: MRTVRIIGAPTDYGANRRGVDMGPSAIRYAGLADRLAGAGVDPVDGGDLSVPRAEERDPDQEAPPSGTAKFLRESADVCSRLADDVAESLADGETPLVLGGDHSIGIGTLNGAARGADLGAIWFDAHADLNTPETSPSGNVHGMPLAAALGYGSFAELDWAHAPRFREENLVLVGLRSVDPAERERIADRGISAYTMSDIDDRGITAVVEEAIETATDGVDGLHVSLDLDWLDPTEAPGVGTPVRGGATYREAHAAMERVADVGLRSMELVEVNPTLDSHNETAELATELAASAFGKTVL; the protein is encoded by the coding sequence ATGCGGACAGTTCGAATCATCGGTGCGCCGACCGACTACGGCGCGAACCGTCGCGGCGTCGATATGGGTCCCTCGGCGATCCGATATGCGGGGCTTGCCGACCGACTCGCCGGCGCGGGCGTCGACCCGGTTGACGGGGGCGACCTGTCCGTTCCGCGGGCGGAGGAACGGGACCCGGACCAGGAGGCCCCGCCGTCGGGGACTGCGAAGTTCCTTCGGGAGTCCGCCGACGTCTGCTCCCGACTCGCCGACGACGTGGCCGAGTCGCTCGCGGACGGCGAGACGCCGCTCGTGCTCGGCGGGGACCATTCGATCGGGATCGGGACGCTCAACGGAGCTGCACGGGGAGCCGACCTCGGCGCGATCTGGTTCGACGCACACGCCGATCTGAACACGCCCGAGACCTCCCCGTCGGGAAACGTTCACGGGATGCCGCTCGCGGCCGCGCTGGGATACGGCTCGTTCGCCGAGTTGGACTGGGCACACGCGCCGCGGTTCCGGGAGGAGAACCTCGTCCTGGTCGGGCTTCGCAGCGTGGATCCCGCCGAGCGCGAGCGGATCGCCGACCGCGGGATCAGCGCCTACACGATGTCGGACATCGACGACCGGGGGATCACGGCCGTCGTCGAGGAGGCGATCGAGACGGCCACGGACGGCGTCGACGGGCTCCACGTCAGCCTCGATCTCGACTGGCTCGACCCGACCGAGGCACCGGGCGTCGGAACCCCGGTTCGCGGCGGGGCTACCTATCGGGAGGCGCACGCGGCGATGGAACGGGTCGCCGACGTCGGGCTCCGATCGATGGAGCTCGTCGAGGTGAACCCGACGCTCGACAGCCACAACGAGACGGCCGAGCTCGCGACCGAGCTGGCGGCCAGCGCGTTCGGCAAAACCGTCCTGTAG
- a CDS encoding VOC family protein, translating into MTVDVVDLDHVALRVSDLDAALEFYRDLLGMNVRDRDRYDAGDVPYVAVAAGGRHLHLVPTDEPIDVAGDHVCLLVRSSEMETKAELEALLERVASAGYTVEPDEPRKRYGAYGRDWAAYVRDPDGRRVELKLH; encoded by the coding sequence ATGACCGTCGACGTCGTCGACCTCGATCACGTCGCACTGCGCGTCAGCGATCTCGACGCCGCCCTCGAGTTCTACCGCGACCTGCTCGGAATGAACGTCCGGGACCGTGACCGGTATGACGCCGGGGACGTCCCGTACGTGGCCGTCGCGGCCGGCGGACGGCACCTCCATCTCGTGCCGACCGACGAGCCGATCGACGTCGCCGGCGACCACGTCTGTCTGTTGGTCCGGTCGAGCGAGATGGAGACGAAGGCCGAACTCGAGGCGCTCCTCGAGCGGGTTGCGAGCGCCGGCTACACGGTCGAACCCGACGAGCCGCGAAAGCGATACGGCGCCTACGGACGCGACTGGGCCGCCTACGTGCGCGATCCCGACGGCCGCCGCGTCGAGCTCAAGCTCCACTGA
- a CDS encoding TATA-box-binding protein has translation MTNPAESIEIQNVVASTGIGQELDLEALAEDLPGADFNPDNFPGLVYRTQEPKAAALIFRSGKIVCTGAKSIDDVHEALGIIFGKLRDLTIPVEDDPEITVQNIVSSADLGHNLNLNALAIGLGLEDVEYEPEQFPGLVYRMDNPDVVILLFGSGKIVITGGKHTSDAEEAVEEIVDRIEDLGLLG, from the coding sequence ATGACGAACCCCGCAGAGTCGATCGAGATTCAGAACGTGGTGGCATCGACGGGGATCGGGCAGGAGCTCGATCTGGAAGCGCTGGCGGAGGACCTCCCTGGGGCGGATTTCAACCCGGACAACTTCCCGGGGCTCGTCTACCGGACGCAGGAGCCGAAGGCGGCAGCCCTCATCTTCCGGTCGGGGAAGATCGTTTGTACGGGCGCAAAGAGCATCGACGACGTCCACGAGGCGCTGGGAATCATCTTCGGGAAGCTTCGTGACCTCACCATTCCGGTCGAGGACGACCCGGAGATCACGGTCCAGAACATCGTCTCCAGCGCGGACCTGGGGCACAATCTCAACCTCAACGCGCTCGCGATCGGGCTGGGGTTGGAGGACGTCGAGTACGAGCCCGAACAGTTCCCCGGCCTCGTCTACCGAATGGACAACCCCGACGTGGTCATTCTGCTGTTCGGCAGCGGAAAGATCGTCATCACGGGCGGGAAACACACGAGCGACGCGGAGGAGGCCGTCGAGGAGATCGTGGACCGCATCGAGGACCTCGGCCTCCTCGGATAG
- a CDS encoding Rrf2 family transcriptional regulator, translating into MSSIELTSSQKTILTALINLYREQDGAVKGETIAAEVDRNPGTIRNQMQSLKALQLVEGVPGPKGGYKPTANAYEALDVQRMDEPANVTLRHKGELVEDANVDEIDLSSVHHPELCRAEIHIQGSVRGFSEGDSVTVGPTPLSKLVIEGTVDGKDDTSNVLILRIDDMRAPVEEPSH; encoded by the coding sequence ATGTCATCGATCGAACTGACGTCCAGTCAGAAAACCATCCTCACGGCGCTCATCAACCTCTACCGCGAACAGGACGGGGCGGTCAAGGGGGAAACCATCGCGGCGGAAGTGGACCGGAACCCGGGCACCATCCGCAACCAGATGCAGAGCCTGAAGGCGCTCCAGCTCGTCGAGGGCGTCCCCGGCCCGAAGGGCGGATACAAACCGACTGCGAACGCCTACGAGGCGCTCGACGTCCAGCGGATGGACGAGCCGGCGAACGTCACGCTCCGTCACAAAGGCGAACTCGTCGAGGACGCGAACGTCGACGAGATCGACCTCTCGAGCGTTCACCACCCGGAACTGTGTCGCGCGGAGATCCACATTCAGGGGTCCGTTCGTGGCTTCTCCGAAGGCGATTCGGTCACCGTCGGGCCGACGCCGCTGTCGAAGCTCGTGATCGAGGGAACCGTCGACGGGAAGGACGACACCTCGAACGTCCTCATCCTCCGGATCGACGACATGCGGGCGCCGGTCGAGGAACCGTCCCACTGA
- a CDS encoding translation initiation factor IF-2 subunit beta, with the protein MEYDDKLDRAIEETPDIQREEGRFEVPDPEVREEGHATVFENFQDVVDRLDREPNHVLQFLQGELGTSAGIDERGRARLTGDFRADRIAEAIDDYTAAFVTCPECGLPDTRLVTEEGATLVACDACGARSPTGE; encoded by the coding sequence ATGGAGTACGACGACAAACTCGACCGCGCGATCGAGGAAACGCCCGACATCCAGCGCGAGGAGGGGCGCTTCGAGGTCCCCGACCCGGAGGTGCGCGAGGAAGGACACGCGACGGTCTTCGAGAACTTCCAGGACGTCGTCGACCGGCTCGACCGCGAGCCGAACCACGTATTACAGTTCCTGCAGGGCGAACTCGGGACGAGCGCCGGGATCGACGAGCGCGGCCGTGCCCGGCTCACCGGCGACTTCCGTGCCGACCGGATCGCGGAGGCGATCGACGACTACACGGCGGCGTTCGTCACCTGCCCCGAGTGCGGACTCCCGGACACGCGACTCGTCACCGAGGAGGGCGCGACGCTCGTCGCGTGTGATGCCTGTGGCGCCCGGTCGCCGACCGGCGAGTGA
- a CDS encoding NAD(P)/FAD-dependent oxidoreductase, giving the protein MSTQVVVVGSGYAGAGAVKAFEDEIDAGEAELTWVSEHDYHLVLHEVHRVIRDPSTESKVTIPVEEIKSPATRFVEGRVTNVDVEDRTLETDDGTSLEYDYLLLAIGSTTAFFGIEGLQEHAHQLKGLEDAHDIHREVREAAAEATQSDPARVLVGGAGLSGIQTAGEIAAYRDKHRAPIDVTLIEGLDEVFPGNDPEVQGALRKRLENADIEILTGDFISKADAESVYLGGGEDEDPEELPYDVLVWTGGITGQPELEGVDVEMDDRSNRVIAESDFTTSDERVFAIGDTALVSQGGDDVAPPTAQAAWQAAEVAGENLARAARGAPLKTWRHEDKGTVISVGDAAVAHDVTGVPINTFGGPAAKLLKKGIASRWIAKVSSPGRGVSAFGDM; this is encoded by the coding sequence ATGAGTACGCAAGTTGTCGTCGTCGGCTCCGGCTACGCCGGCGCCGGCGCCGTGAAGGCGTTCGAGGACGAGATCGACGCCGGCGAGGCGGAGCTCACGTGGGTCTCCGAACACGACTACCACCTCGTTTTACACGAAGTCCACCGCGTCATCCGCGACCCGTCGACCGAGTCGAAGGTCACGATCCCCGTCGAGGAGATCAAATCGCCCGCCACGCGCTTCGTAGAGGGCCGCGTGACGAACGTCGACGTCGAGGACCGAACGCTCGAGACCGACGACGGAACGAGCCTCGAGTACGATTACCTGCTGCTCGCGATCGGATCGACGACGGCGTTCTTCGGCATCGAGGGGCTGCAGGAGCACGCCCACCAGCTCAAGGGACTCGAGGACGCCCACGACATCCATCGGGAGGTCCGGGAGGCGGCCGCGGAGGCCACCCAGTCCGATCCGGCCCGGGTGCTCGTCGGCGGCGCCGGGCTTTCCGGCATCCAAACGGCCGGCGAGATCGCCGCGTACCGGGACAAACACCGCGCGCCGATCGACGTGACGCTCATCGAGGGGCTCGACGAGGTCTTCCCCGGAAACGATCCCGAGGTCCAGGGCGCGCTCCGAAAGCGCCTCGAGAACGCCGACATCGAGATCCTGACGGGCGATTTCATCTCGAAGGCCGATGCGGAGTCGGTGTACCTCGGCGGCGGCGAGGACGAGGACCCCGAGGAGCTGCCCTACGACGTGCTCGTCTGGACCGGCGGCATCACCGGCCAGCCGGAACTCGAGGGCGTCGACGTCGAGATGGACGATCGGTCGAACCGCGTCATCGCCGAGTCCGACTTCACCACGAGCGACGAGCGCGTCTTCGCCATCGGCGACACCGCGCTCGTTAGCCAGGGCGGCGACGACGTCGCCCCCCCGACGGCGCAGGCCGCCTGGCAGGCCGCCGAGGTGGCCGGCGAGAACCTCGCGCGCGCCGCCCGCGGCGCGCCGCTAAAGACGTGGCGACACGAGGACAAGGGAACCGTCATCTCGGTCGGCGACGCGGCCGTCGCCCACGACGTCACCGGCGTCCCGATCAACACCTTCGGCGGTCCGGCCGCGAAGCTGTTGAAGAAGGGCATCGCGAGCCGCTGGATCGCGAAGGTCTCCTCGCCGGGACGCGGCGTGAGCGCCTTCGGCGATATGTGA
- a CDS encoding UPF0058 family protein: MKKQELIHLHGLLSEVRKQCEHWDEDLDLEEYETMGVKPTSIHKSKTDHKAAVFKLATGITAPMGEAESETLAPTAD; the protein is encoded by the coding sequence ATGAAGAAACAGGAGCTCATCCACCTGCACGGCCTTCTTTCGGAAGTACGAAAACAGTGCGAACACTGGGACGAGGACCTCGACCTCGAGGAGTACGAGACGATGGGCGTAAAGCCGACATCGATCCACAAATCGAAGACCGACCACAAAGCGGCCGTTTTCAAACTCGCGACCGGCATCACGGCGCCGATGGGCGAGGCCGAGTCCGAAACGCTGGCCCCCACCGCCGACTGA
- a CDS encoding DUF7836 family putative zinc-binding protein, producing MVEAFVRLHCPECAKDWEDSPTDLPDLRTNYSCGNCHATRRLTEFMRTERDLEAVKQFQ from the coding sequence ATGGTCGAAGCATTCGTTCGGCTACACTGTCCGGAGTGCGCGAAGGACTGGGAGGACTCGCCGACCGATCTCCCCGACCTGCGCACGAACTACAGCTGCGGGAACTGTCACGCAACGCGGCGACTCACGGAGTTCATGCGAACCGAACGCGACCTCGAGGCGGTCAAGCAGTTCCAATAA
- a CDS encoding nucleoside phosphorylase: MAGDSEDPNDETQYHLEVGPEDVADAVLLPGDPDRIETITDRWTDPVEVARHREYRTVTGRYDDVPISVCSTGIGSPSAAIAVEELARVGVETFIRVGSCGGIQPDVDVGDLVITSGAVRQEGTSEEYVRSDYPAAASHEVIAALVAAAERLGHEYHVGVTMSADSFYAGQGRPGFEGFEAAGSADLIDELREANVLNVEMEASAILTLANVYGLRAGAVCSVYADRTTGEFRTEGDDRAAATATLAVALLARMDAVVAASEADRWHPGLSLE; encoded by the coding sequence ATGGCCGGCGATAGCGAGGACCCCAACGACGAGACGCAGTACCACCTCGAGGTCGGTCCCGAGGACGTCGCCGACGCGGTGCTGCTGCCGGGCGACCCCGACCGTATCGAGACGATCACGGACCGGTGGACCGACCCCGTGGAGGTCGCCCGCCATCGCGAGTATCGAACCGTGACCGGACGCTACGATGACGTCCCGATATCGGTCTGTTCGACCGGGATCGGATCGCCCTCGGCGGCGATCGCCGTCGAGGAGCTCGCCCGGGTCGGCGTCGAGACGTTCATCCGGGTCGGCTCCTGCGGCGGCATTCAGCCGGACGTCGACGTCGGCGACCTCGTCATCACCTCGGGAGCCGTCAGACAGGAGGGAACGAGCGAGGAGTACGTCCGGTCGGATTATCCGGCGGCGGCGAGCCACGAGGTGATCGCCGCGCTGGTCGCGGCGGCCGAACGGCTCGGGCACGAGTACCACGTCGGCGTCACGATGAGCGCCGACTCCTTTTATGCCGGCCAGGGACGGCCCGGATTCGAGGGGTTCGAGGCGGCCGGATCCGCGGACCTCATCGATGAGCTGCGCGAGGCGAACGTGCTGAACGTCGAGATGGAGGCGAGCGCGATCCTCACGCTCGCGAACGTCTACGGACTTCGTGCCGGCGCGGTCTGTTCGGTGTATGCCGACCGGACGACCGGCGAGTTCCGAACCGAGGGCGACGACCGCGCCGCAGCGACGGCAACTCTCGCCGTGGCGCTCCTCGCCCGGATGGACGCTGTGGTCGCGGCCTCCGAGGCCGACCGCTGGCACCCCGGCCTCTCGCTGGAGTGA
- a CDS encoding DUF555 domain-containing protein: MDCRVVVEAAVPVYDVETVDEAVRIAISKTGEMLNPDLNYVEIDMGTRTTPDGEELPPAFLAADEALVALELEMTVFNVDRDEHASRIARKEIGQRLRDVPLKVLTVEEIPEEAAADSNGDDDPEPNDAPESGDASGSEGSDDGSDSEEDDLLPEFEEMVEDTE; encoded by the coding sequence ATGGATTGTCGAGTCGTCGTCGAGGCCGCGGTTCCCGTGTACGACGTCGAAACGGTCGATGAAGCGGTACGGATCGCCATCTCGAAGACCGGAGAGATGCTGAATCCGGACCTGAACTACGTCGAGATCGATATGGGGACACGGACGACCCCGGACGGTGAGGAGCTGCCGCCGGCGTTCCTCGCGGCCGACGAGGCGCTGGTGGCTCTCGAGCTCGAGATGACGGTGTTCAACGTCGACCGCGACGAACACGCCTCGCGGATCGCGCGCAAGGAGATCGGACAACGACTCCGGGACGTTCCGCTCAAGGTGTTGACCGTCGAGGAGATCCCTGAGGAGGCGGCCGCCGACTCGAATGGGGATGATGATCCGGAGCCGAACGACGCCCCGGAGTCGGGCGACGCGAGCGGTTCCGAGGGCAGTGACGACGGATCGGACTCCGAGGAGGACGATCTCCTCCCCGAGTTCGAGGAGATGGTCGAGGACACCGAGTGA
- the gyrA gene encoding DNA gyrase subunit A, producing the protein MSSDVPDVDPDDVRAAQVTNARIEDEMEQSYIDYAMSVIAGRALPDVRDGLKPVHRRILYAMHEAGVTSNSPHRKSSSVVGETMGDYHPHGDSAIYDTLARMAQDFSMRYPLIDGQGNFGSIDGDPPAAMRYTEARMAPIAEELLADIERDTVDFQPNYDDRLEEPEVLPSAIPNLLVNGSSGIAVGMSTNIPPHNLGEVIDATVELIETPDATVEDLMKHVKGPDFPTGANIVGRNAVHKAYKTGRGRVRVRAEFEVDEEAGRIVITELPYQQNKSRLVERIAEDVTEGAIEGIRDLRDESDRDGIRVVVDLKRDAMAEVVKNQLLESHLERTFGVINLALVDGAPQVLDLKETLEHYVEHRRDVVRRRSEHELEEREDRAHILEGRLKALENVDDVVETIQDSADRDAAKAALEAGYGFSEAQAEHIVRMQLGSLTSMETQEIESEYADVTARIERLETILENPDELDRVIIDELEAIKDEYDDERRTSFIEDSGSVTHEDLIPEEECVVVMSEDDYIKRMSLETFRAQNRGGKGIIGTDLKEGDRVASVFIANSHDYLLAITNRGQIYQLKTYEIPEMSRTARGKSAVNLLDLDDGEEIQAVVDCDRVGEDVDEERYLTMVTRDGYVKRTSVEAFENIRSTGIRALRLEEGDELVDVEETDGDADLVIGTADGMAIRFDEDEVRAMGRSARGVRGIDLEPGDRVAGLAAVDPDRHDWVLTVTENGYGKRSDVSAYRVQSRNGKGLIDIKTGSRNGSVVSIEAVTHGDHLLAMSAGGQIMRTRVEDVSIVGRNTMGVIVMDLAADDEVSCLDIVPASIAEGETDE; encoded by the coding sequence ATGAGCTCCGACGTACCCGACGTCGACCCCGATGACGTCCGCGCCGCGCAGGTGACGAACGCCCGCATCGAGGACGAGATGGAACAGTCGTACATCGACTACGCGATGTCGGTCATCGCGGGACGCGCGCTCCCGGACGTTCGGGACGGACTCAAGCCCGTCCACCGGCGCATCCTCTACGCGATGCACGAGGCGGGCGTCACCAGCAACTCCCCGCACCGCAAGTCCTCGTCCGTGGTCGGCGAGACGATGGGCGACTACCACCCCCACGGCGACAGCGCCATCTACGACACGCTCGCGCGGATGGCCCAGGACTTCTCGATGCGGTATCCCCTCATCGACGGACAGGGGAACTTCGGGTCCATCGACGGCGATCCGCCGGCCGCGATGCGGTACACGGAGGCCCGGATGGCCCCCATCGCCGAGGAACTGCTCGCGGACATCGAGCGCGACACGGTCGACTTCCAGCCCAACTACGACGACCGCCTCGAGGAACCCGAGGTGTTGCCGTCGGCGATCCCGAACCTGCTCGTCAACGGCTCGTCGGGGATCGCCGTCGGGATGTCCACGAACATCCCGCCGCACAACCTCGGCGAGGTGATCGACGCGACCGTCGAGCTGATCGAGACGCCGGACGCGACCGTCGAGGACCTGATGAAACACGTCAAGGGTCCTGACTTCCCGACCGGCGCAAACATCGTCGGCCGAAACGCGGTACACAAGGCCTACAAGACGGGACGCGGCCGCGTCCGCGTCCGTGCCGAGTTCGAGGTCGACGAGGAGGCGGGCCGGATCGTCATCACCGAACTCCCCTACCAGCAGAACAAGTCCCGGCTCGTCGAGCGGATCGCCGAGGACGTCACCGAGGGTGCGATCGAGGGGATCCGCGACCTCCGAGACGAGTCCGACCGCGACGGGATCCGCGTCGTGGTCGATCTCAAACGCGACGCGATGGCGGAGGTGGTGAAAAACCAGCTGTTGGAGAGCCACCTCGAACGGACGTTCGGCGTCATCAACCTCGCCCTCGTCGACGGCGCACCGCAGGTGCTCGACCTCAAGGAGACGCTCGAACACTACGTCGAACACCGGCGCGACGTCGTTCGACGGCGTTCGGAACACGAGCTCGAGGAGCGCGAGGACCGCGCGCACATCCTCGAAGGCCGACTGAAGGCGCTCGAAAACGTCGACGACGTCGTCGAGACCATTCAGGACTCCGCGGATCGCGACGCCGCGAAGGCGGCGCTGGAGGCCGGCTACGGCTTCTCGGAGGCGCAGGCCGAACACATCGTCCGGATGCAGCTCGGATCGCTCACCTCGATGGAGACCCAGGAGATCGAGTCGGAGTACGCGGACGTCACCGCCCGGATCGAGCGGCTGGAGACGATCCTCGAGAACCCCGACGAGCTCGACCGGGTCATCATCGACGAGCTGGAGGCTATCAAAGACGAATACGACGACGAGCGCCGGACGAGCTTCATCGAGGACTCCGGCTCAGTCACCCACGAGGACCTCATCCCCGAGGAGGAGTGCGTCGTCGTGATGTCGGAGGACGACTACATCAAGCGGATGTCGCTGGAGACGTTCCGCGCGCAGAACCGCGGCGGGAAGGGGATCATCGGGACGGACCTCAAGGAGGGCGACCGGGTCGCCTCGGTGTTCATCGCGAACTCCCACGACTACCTGCTGGCGATCACCAACCGGGGACAGATCTATCAGCTGAAGACCTACGAGATCCCGGAGATGTCCCGGACGGCCCGTGGCAAGTCGGCGGTCAACCTCCTCGATCTGGACGACGGCGAGGAGATCCAGGCCGTCGTCGACTGCGACCGCGTCGGCGAGGACGTCGACGAGGAGCGGTACCTCACGATGGTCACCCGCGACGGCTACGTCAAGCGGACGTCCGTCGAGGCGTTCGAGAACATCCGGTCGACCGGGATCCGCGCGCTCCGACTGGAGGAGGGCGATGAACTGGTCGACGTCGAGGAGACCGACGGGGACGCCGACCTCGTGATCGGTACCGCCGACGGGATGGCGATCCGGTTCGACGAGGACGAAGTCCGGGCGATGGGCCGCAGCGCCCGCGGCGTCCGCGGGATCGACCTCGAGCCCGGCGACCGGGTGGCCGGACTCGCGGCCGTCGACCCGGACCGGCACGACTGGGTGCTGACGGTGACCGAGAACGGCTACGGGAAGCGGTCGGACGTCTCGGCGTACCGCGTCCAGTCGCGAAACGGCAAGGGACTCATCGACATCAAAACCGGCAGTCGGAACGGCTCCGTGGTCTCGATCGAGGCGGTCACCCACGGCGACCACCTGCTCGCGATGAGCGCCGGCGGCCAGATCATGCGGACTCGCGTCGAGGACGTCTCCATCGTCGGCCGGAACACGATGGGCGTGATCGTGATGGACCTGGCGGCCGACGACGAGGTGTCGTGTCTCGACATCGTCCCGGCGTCGATCGCCGAGGGAGAGACGGACGAGTAG
- a CDS encoding SRPBCC family protein, giving the protein MPTYRRRTRIAAPLSDVWAFHSRIEGLKRLTPRWANLRIDGIDRPDAATSPNRSTANGTTGDDAMTDEQPTDDPVTHDPATELTAGTEIRLSVRPFGVGPRQQVVSRIRDRHTGSGRAYFVDDMPSGPLPEWVHTHLFFADGEDTILVDDVHYRLPCGAVTDRFAPVTDAGLELAFRDRHRRTKAALE; this is encoded by the coding sequence ATGCCGACCTACCGTCGCCGAACCCGGATCGCCGCACCGCTGTCGGACGTGTGGGCGTTTCACTCGCGGATCGAGGGACTGAAACGGCTCACCCCGCGGTGGGCGAACCTCCGGATCGACGGCATCGATCGTCCGGACGCCGCGACATCGCCGAACCGCTCGACGGCGAACGGGACGACGGGTGACGACGCGATGACCGACGAGCAGCCGACCGACGACCCAGTGACCCACGATCCGGCGACGGAGCTGACCGCCGGCACCGAGATCAGGCTGTCCGTCCGTCCGTTCGGGGTCGGCCCGCGACAGCAGGTCGTCTCGCGGATCCGCGACCGACATACCGGGAGCGGGCGCGCCTACTTCGTCGACGACATGCCCTCGGGACCGCTTCCGGAATGGGTCCACACGCACCTGTTTTTCGCCGACGGAGAGGACACGATCCTCGTCGACGACGTCCACTACCGACTGCCGTGTGGCGCCGTCACGGATCGGTTCGCGCCCGTGACGGACGCCGGCCTCGAGCTGGCCTTCCGTGACCGCCATCGGCGAACCAAGGCGGCCCTGGAGTGA